One Psychrosphaera aestuarii DNA window includes the following coding sequences:
- a CDS encoding GNAT family N-acetyltransferase, with the protein MLNPTIKVIPLKEYPLEQLEQEWIALFERSAGCFFLSWNWIGSWLSILPNFDNVYVVRAVSTVVNKPSMNNDALNDYTLDDYALDDLLGFGIFCETHVRRHGFVTSKQWHLHRTGNDKLDQIWIEYNDFLLSSGDAISSHQIRTAMWQSLLTSNSRSQNVDEYIVNVAESNSYNALKQSLFNQNHAHSFTFELDSKQLGFKTALTDSKIQDYPNKFSKSSFKQINKTRLELSKLGDLEIEYITNHDAAFECLNFAKTWHIDKWASSQTPSGFCNDAFIRFHKKLCEQNNNDQKVVCIVARLNNQVIGVNYIFIDATTAYFYLSCLKPQNNSRIKLGLLLHQESVKYAQFQNLNYYDFLAGQSRYKQQLSDITTEFACYTLRRKKASFVIESTLSKVKAYLVRN; encoded by the coding sequence TTGTTAAATCCTACGATAAAGGTTATTCCACTTAAGGAATATCCGCTTGAACAGTTAGAGCAAGAATGGATCGCTTTGTTTGAACGAAGTGCCGGATGCTTTTTTCTGTCTTGGAATTGGATTGGCAGTTGGCTGTCGATTTTGCCCAATTTTGACAATGTTTATGTGGTTCGGGCCGTCAGCACCGTTGTCAATAAGCCTTCGATGAATAACGATGCTTTGAATGACTATACATTGGACGACTATGCTTTGGACGACCTACTCGGCTTTGGTATTTTCTGTGAAACTCATGTTCGTCGCCACGGCTTTGTTACATCAAAACAATGGCATTTACATCGCACTGGTAACGATAAGCTTGATCAGATTTGGATTGAGTACAATGATTTCCTTCTGTCCAGTGGGGACGCGATTTCCAGCCACCAGATTAGAACGGCTATGTGGCAATCGCTGTTAACATCTAACTCTCGTTCGCAAAATGTAGATGAATATATCGTTAATGTCGCTGAGTCAAACTCTTATAATGCATTAAAACAGAGTTTGTTTAACCAAAATCATGCTCATTCATTTACGTTTGAACTGGACAGCAAACAGCTCGGATTTAAAACCGCATTAACCGACTCAAAAATACAAGATTACCCAAATAAGTTTTCCAAGTCTTCGTTTAAACAAATTAATAAAACAAGACTGGAATTGTCAAAGCTCGGCGACTTAGAGATTGAGTATATTACTAACCACGATGCTGCGTTTGAGTGTTTAAATTTTGCTAAAACTTGGCATATTGATAAATGGGCTTCTTCGCAAACCCCAAGTGGTTTTTGCAATGACGCTTTTATTCGTTTTCATAAAAAATTATGTGAGCAAAATAACAACGATCAAAAAGTGGTGTGTATTGTCGCGCGGTTAAATAATCAAGTTATTGGCGTTAACTACATATTTATTGATGCTACTACTGCATATTTTTATTTAAGTTGTTTAAAACCTCAGAATAATAGTCGAATAAAATTGGGCTTATTGCTTCATCAAGAGTCAGTTAAATATGCGCAATTTCAAAACCTTAACTATTACGATTTTTTAGCGGGGCAAAGTCGCTACAAACAACAGTTGTCCGATATAACAACCGAATTTGCCTGTTACACTTTGCGCCGAAAAAAAGCCAGCTTTGTCATAGAGAGTACTCTCAGCAAAGTTAAGGCTTATTTGGTTAGAAATTAA
- a CDS encoding glycosyltransferase encodes MNKVAINSCLNRKKVVHIVPSFGCGGLEKVVVNLINNSEHYNVKHVLISLTTDFELAKEIDVPVEVYCLGKQPGNDILSHVKLFRLLKRIKPTAFHTYNFGTIEYHLVAKLAGVPVTVHCDHGRGGDDPAGKNKFNNRFRQLISKFIDHYIVVSYDLYRWVTETLKISESKVQLIFNGVTVEKYVAENHASDTPASSNPPFMITTVGRLDPIKNQKLLLSAFDLAKKTYPNWENVKLQLAGNGPIYQELVDFKDKLASADDIDFLGFRSDIPDILKATDLFALSSNYEAMPMTILEAMALKRPVITTNVGGIAKFISEQHAWFVESKNVEQYAETLNEIKLDQTAREQKIETAHQLVYDNYSMDKMVDAYLGLYQIETA; translated from the coding sequence ATGAACAAAGTAGCGATAAATAGTTGTCTTAACAGAAAAAAGGTCGTCCACATCGTACCAAGTTTTGGTTGTGGTGGGCTGGAAAAAGTCGTGGTAAACCTGATCAATAACTCAGAACATTACAATGTTAAACATGTACTTATTTCACTAACGACTGACTTTGAATTAGCAAAGGAAATCGACGTTCCCGTTGAAGTCTATTGTTTAGGTAAGCAACCGGGCAATGACATATTGAGTCATGTTAAATTGTTTCGGTTGCTAAAGCGGATAAAACCAACGGCATTTCATACTTATAACTTCGGCACCATCGAATATCATTTAGTTGCTAAATTAGCTGGTGTGCCAGTTACCGTGCATTGCGATCATGGCCGTGGTGGTGACGATCCAGCGGGAAAAAATAAATTTAACAATCGCTTCAGGCAACTCATTTCAAAATTTATCGACCACTATATTGTGGTGTCGTATGACTTATATCGATGGGTGACGGAAACGTTAAAAATCAGCGAAAGCAAAGTCCAACTTATCTTTAATGGCGTCACAGTTGAAAAATACGTAGCAGAAAATCATGCCTCAGACACGCCCGCGAGTAGCAATCCGCCATTTATGATCACAACGGTTGGCCGATTAGACCCAATTAAAAATCAAAAGTTATTATTGTCGGCGTTTGATTTGGCTAAAAAGACCTACCCTAATTGGGAAAATGTAAAACTTCAGTTGGCAGGCAATGGCCCAATTTACCAAGAACTTGTCGATTTTAAAGATAAGTTAGCCAGTGCTGATGATATCGACTTTTTAGGATTCAGATCTGACATTCCAGACATTCTTAAGGCTACCGACTTATTTGCTTTATCATCAAATTATGAAGCCATGCCAATGACAATACTTGAAGCCATGGCACTAAAGCGACCAGTGATCACAACCAACGTTGGTGGAATCGCCAAATTTATTTCTGAGCAACATGCCTGGTTCGTAGAAAGTAAAAATGTAGAACAATACGCAGAAACATTGAATGAAATTAAGTTAGACCAAACGGCGCGCGAACAAAAAATTGAAACAGCACACCAACTGGTTTACGACAATTACAGCATGGATAAAATGGTCGATGCCTACTTAGGGCTATATCAAATAGAAACAGCGTAA
- a CDS encoding FemAB family XrtA/PEP-CTERM system-associated protein gives MISVSILPPDEFAAWDKYVSDHPLSSLYHKSDWLSLIEASFGQKAYYFIAKNTDDTIVGVLPIINLDSWLFGNYMVSMPYFNYGSVLADSVAVENQLISAAIEAAQQNKVSHIQFRAIESAESLLKTMPVSTQKVNMILDLPETPELLGKAIGSKRRSQIKRPIREGVSHKFGGVELLEDFYEVFCLNMRDLGTPVYSKTFFKAILETFPDNSLLCVVYWQGKPVSTGFLMHYKDRMEIPWASTVRYANRISVNMYLYWQILSYAIENDFKQFDFGRSTVDAGTYKFKKQWGAEPLQCYWYHWVPEGGEVPNLSPSSAKFDLAIKVWQKLPLWVTKMIGPPIVRNLP, from the coding sequence TTGATTTCTGTTTCAATTTTACCACCTGATGAGTTTGCAGCTTGGGATAAGTATGTAAGTGATCACCCTCTTTCTAGTCTTTATCATAAAAGCGATTGGTTAAGTCTGATAGAAGCTTCATTTGGCCAAAAAGCATACTATTTTATTGCTAAAAATACCGACGATACCATTGTCGGAGTTTTGCCAATTATCAATTTAGACAGCTGGTTGTTTGGCAATTATATGGTTTCGATGCCTTATTTTAATTATGGCTCTGTATTGGCTGACTCAGTAGCGGTTGAGAACCAACTTATTTCTGCAGCGATTGAAGCAGCGCAACAAAACAAAGTAAGTCATATTCAATTTCGCGCCATAGAAAGCGCTGAATCATTATTAAAAACCATGCCGGTTTCGACGCAAAAAGTTAATATGATTTTGGACTTGCCAGAAACACCAGAGTTATTAGGCAAAGCAATTGGTTCTAAGCGTCGTTCGCAAATAAAAAGGCCTATACGTGAAGGTGTGTCTCATAAATTTGGTGGCGTAGAGTTACTGGAAGACTTTTACGAAGTATTTTGTTTGAACATGCGCGACTTAGGCACGCCGGTTTACAGCAAGACTTTTTTTAAAGCCATTTTAGAGACCTTTCCAGATAACTCGTTGCTGTGTGTTGTGTATTGGCAAGGCAAACCTGTATCGACTGGCTTTTTAATGCACTACAAAGACCGTATGGAGATCCCATGGGCAAGCACAGTGCGTTACGCCAACCGAATTTCTGTGAATATGTATTTGTATTGGCAAATTTTAAGTTACGCCATTGAGAATGATTTTAAACAATTTGATTTTGGCCGTTCTACCGTTGATGCTGGTACTTATAAATTTAAGAAACAATGGGGCGCAGAGCCGCTGCAATGTTATTGGTATCATTGGGTGCCAGAGGGTGGCGAGGTACCAAATCTATCGCCAAGTAGCGCTAAGTTTGATCTTGCCATTAAGGTTTGGCAAAAGTTGCCGTTGTGGGTGACTAAAATGATTGGCCCACCAATTGTGCGAAACCTTCCTTAA
- the wecC gene encoding UDP-N-acetyl-D-mannosamine dehydrogenase yields the protein MTFETVSVIGLGYIGLPTAAVIASRGVKVVGVEINQHAVDTINAGNIHIVEPDLDIVVKSVVSTGFLRATTQVEKADAFMIAVPTPFKHGNDDSHSPDLSYIESAAKAIAPVIEAGNLVILESTSPVGATEKLAGWLKEARPDLTFPQDAGEQADIKVAHCPERVLPGYVLQELVSNDRVIGGISPACSAAAVELYKTFVRGECIVTNARTAEMAKLTENSFRDVNIAFANELSTICDQLHINVWELIKLANRHPRVNILNPGPGVGGHCIAVDPWFIVDSCPEQAKLIKQARLTNDAKPHYVVSQIKEAADQFKRPVIACLGLAFKADIDDLRESPAVQIVQELANASVGELIAVEPNIKALPDNLASQGIEFANLASALDKANVVVILVDHKEFKAADKNAFAKKVVIDTRGLL from the coding sequence ATGACTTTTGAAACAGTTTCGGTAATTGGTTTAGGTTATATTGGCTTGCCAACAGCAGCGGTTATTGCCTCTAGGGGTGTTAAAGTGGTTGGTGTAGAGATTAACCAACACGCAGTAGATACCATTAACGCCGGTAATATTCACATTGTTGAACCGGACTTAGATATTGTTGTTAAAAGTGTAGTGTCTACTGGTTTTTTACGTGCTACGACTCAAGTTGAAAAAGCCGATGCCTTTATGATTGCGGTGCCAACGCCGTTTAAACATGGCAACGACGATTCTCACTCGCCTGACTTAAGTTATATTGAGTCTGCAGCAAAAGCGATTGCGCCTGTTATTGAGGCAGGCAATTTAGTTATTTTAGAGTCAACGTCTCCTGTTGGCGCTACAGAAAAATTAGCGGGCTGGTTAAAAGAAGCCCGCCCTGACTTAACCTTCCCACAAGATGCTGGTGAACAAGCCGACATTAAAGTGGCTCACTGCCCAGAGCGCGTATTACCGGGTTATGTATTGCAAGAATTAGTATCAAATGATCGCGTTATTGGCGGTATCTCGCCAGCTTGTAGTGCAGCAGCCGTTGAGCTTTATAAAACCTTTGTTCGTGGTGAATGTATTGTTACCAATGCCCGAACCGCTGAGATGGCTAAACTAACTGAAAACTCATTCCGTGATGTAAATATTGCCTTTGCCAATGAGCTATCAACCATTTGTGACCAGCTTCATATTAACGTATGGGAATTAATTAAACTGGCGAACCGTCACCCTCGAGTGAATATTTTGAATCCAGGTCCTGGTGTTGGCGGTCATTGTATTGCTGTTGACCCTTGGTTTATTGTCGATAGTTGCCCAGAACAGGCTAAGCTAATTAAACAAGCGCGCTTAACCAATGATGCTAAACCGCATTATGTAGTGTCACAGATAAAAGAAGCGGCGGATCAATTTAAACGCCCTGTTATTGCGTGTTTAGGCTTAGCATTTAAAGCTGATATTGACGACTTACGCGAAAGTCCAGCTGTGCAAATTGTTCAAGAACTTGCGAACGCCAGCGTTGGTGAGTTGATTGCGGTAGAACCAAATATTAAAGCACTGCCAGATAATTTAGCTAGCCAAGGTATCGAGTTTGCAAACTTAGCGTCGGCTTTAGACAAAGCTAACGTTGTGGTGATATTGGTTGATCACAAAGAGTTTAAAGCAGCGGATAAAAATGCGTTTGCGAAAAAAGTCGTGATTGATACTCGCGGCTTATTATAA
- the wecB gene encoding non-hydrolyzing UDP-N-acetylglucosamine 2-epimerase has protein sequence MKKVLTVFGTRPEAIKMAPLVHKLAESEHIDSRVCVTAQHREMLDQVLQLFEITPDYDLNIMKPGQDLYDVTSNILAGIKSVIAEFKPDIVLVHGDTSTTFSAALAAFYQQVKVGHVEAGLRTGNIYSPWPEEANRKLTGAITQFHFAPTKSSQNNLLKENVTASSISVTGNTVIDALLWVKQKLDSDTSLATQFSQQFDFIDPTKKLVLVTGHRRESFGDGFERICQALANIAKQRPDVQIVYPMHMNPNVREPVNRLLSGLDNVFLIEPQDYLPFVYLMNQSYLIITDSGGVQEEAPSLGKPVLVMRDTTERPEAVDAGTVILVGTNKQNIVEQTLLLLDDEQHYNTMSQAHNPYGDGLACQRIVQTLVEEL, from the coding sequence ATGAAAAAGGTATTAACGGTATTTGGTACACGCCCTGAAGCAATAAAAATGGCACCTTTGGTTCATAAACTAGCCGAGTCAGAACATATTGATTCGCGAGTTTGCGTCACCGCCCAACACCGAGAAATGTTGGATCAGGTACTGCAGTTATTTGAAATTACACCTGACTACGACTTAAACATTATGAAGCCAGGCCAAGACTTATACGATGTTACTAGCAACATATTAGCGGGCATTAAGTCGGTTATTGCTGAATTTAAACCTGATATTGTATTGGTGCATGGCGACACATCAACGACGTTTTCCGCAGCTTTGGCGGCGTTTTACCAACAAGTTAAAGTAGGTCATGTTGAAGCAGGCCTTAGAACCGGCAATATTTATTCACCGTGGCCGGAAGAGGCAAACCGTAAGCTAACGGGCGCCATCACACAATTTCATTTTGCGCCAACTAAATCGTCACAAAATAACTTACTTAAAGAAAATGTAACCGCCAGTAGCATTTCGGTGACGGGTAACACGGTTATTGATGCCTTGTTATGGGTAAAACAAAAGCTTGATAGTGATACTTCTCTGGCTACTCAGTTTTCACAGCAGTTTGATTTTATTGACCCCACCAAAAAACTCGTTTTAGTCACAGGCCACCGTCGTGAAAGTTTTGGTGATGGTTTTGAACGTATTTGCCAGGCGTTAGCGAACATAGCGAAACAACGCCCAGACGTACAAATTGTTTACCCTATGCACATGAATCCTAACGTACGGGAGCCGGTAAATCGGTTATTGTCGGGGTTAGACAATGTGTTTTTAATTGAACCTCAAGACTACTTACCGTTTGTATACCTAATGAACCAGAGTTATTTAATTATTACCGATTCTGGTGGCGTACAAGAAGAAGCGCCGTCATTAGGCAAGCCGGTATTAGTTATGCGTGACACTACAGAACGTCCAGAGGCAGTAGATGCCGGCACCGTTATATTAGTAGGCACCAACAAGCAAAACATTGTAGAACAAACCCTACTGCTCCTAGATGATGAGCAGCACTATAACACCATGTCACAAGCGCATAATCCGTATGGCGATGGACTCGCATGTCAACGCATTGTGCAAACGTTAGTTGAGGAATTATAA